ccagtgactgatggggtttactcctcaatgcaattggatgaatcccggaacatattccagactgtgctagaaaaacaatcctgtagctttggcatccgcgtcatctgaccacttctgtattgagcgagtcactggtacttcctgctttagcaggaatcaggaggatggaattatggtcagattagaccaaatggagggcgaggtagAGCTTTGTACGggtctttgtgtgtggagtaaagatggtctagaggtttttttttcttcctctggttgcacatttaacttgTTGATAGatatttggtagaactgatttaagtttccctgcattaaagtctccggccactaggagcgccgcctctgggtgagtggtttcctgtttgcttatttccttatacagctgactgagtgcggtcttagtgccagcatctgtctgtggtggtaaataaacagccacgaaaagtatagatgaaaactctcttggcaaatattgtggtctacagcttatcatgagatactctacttcaggcgagcaaaatctagggACTTCCTTGTTTCAGTTAGACACAGTAACATTACAGCTGCTAGACAACGACAACCTTCTGGCAACATGAACTCAACCTAGGACCAACTCaccaatttgaccatgaagaagATGATGTGTGGctagcagggagagagacacacacactgtacacaaagcatgcacacacacacacacacgtccaatAGGCAGCAGTGCTCATAATATCTGTAGCTAATAAAGAGGATCTGTCCATAACTGACTGAACACACAGGAAGTATTTTTATGCAAATGACGTGACAGTTTTTATTATAGGAGGATGTTAAGGTTCTGTCAAACGCTCTAAAGGTGTATGAGGGGCCCTCCTCAGGTAGAGCCAACTGGGGAAAGAGTGAATCTCTGTGGGTAGGCGAGGTCCGCTCCATGGTTACCAGGGGATTCAGATAGGGTCCGCTCCATGGTTACCAGGGgattcagatagggtccactccatggttaccaggggggcttctgACTCCATTCTATGAGTCTGTTATGCATTAGGCCCGGCACGCCACCAGGGATGTGGCTTTTTGAAGAGCCTCTTTTTTTCAACACTGCCATCCAATCCCGTGCTCTGGGTTCAGCCAGCCTACGTTCATGCCTGTTAGGTGTGGGGTGTACCAAGCTGGGTCATCTGATGCGGAGCAGGAGCAGATCATTGGAGGAGCTGGGAGAAACAACAGGGATCCGATCATCTCGCCTACTGAGGAATGTCGTAACTGAGGTCTGTGACTCCTTGCCAGTACTTCATCTGCAGTATGTGACTGATACTTCCAACTCTGATTGGtggacggagggtctggatgatgtgttCCCTGTGCTGAATGTTAGTGCTGCGGTgggggcattagaggaggacGTGGGGATGCTGCTTTCCTTCCATACCCCGGaggtgggggagttcaaggagtgggggagttcaaggaggtggGGGAGTTCAAGtagctgggggagttcaaggagatgggggagttcaaggaggtgggggagttcaaggaactgggggagttcaaggagctgggggagttcaaggcggtgggggagttcaaggagctgggggagttcaaggagctgggggagttcaaggagctggggagttcaaggaggtgggggagttcaaggagctgGGGTAGTTCAAGGAGCTGGGGGAGTTGAAGGaggtgggggagttcaaggagctgggggagttcaaggaggtgggggagttcaaggagctgGGGGAGATCAAGGaggtgggggagttcaaggagctgggggagttcaaggaggtgggggagttcaaggcggtgggggagttcaaggaggtgggggagttcaaggagatgggggagttcaaggcggtgggggagttcaaggaggtggGGGAGTTCAAGGCGGTGGGTAAGAAGGACATGTACATAATGTGTAAAAGTGTCCCGTGCTTCTTCCTTGGAAGGGGTAAAATCGATGAGGTGGGCGGGTGTGTTTGGTCCAGCTGCCTCCCCAAAAGGCTGTTGGCGATCATTAAACAAACTGCCTATTTAAAACAGCTGACCTACAATGGAGGATATCTGCTACACCTGGTTCctcctgttggggaggggtgtccattctgcatctggtacacctggaccctcctgttggggaggggtgtccattctgcatctggtacacctggaccctcctgttggggaggggtgtccattctgcatctggtacacctggatcctcCTGTTGGTGAGGGGTGTCCAATATgtatctggtacacctggatcctactgttggggaggggtgtccattctgtgTTGAAGGAGTTTCAGAGTCTGAAActctggcacatctgtatttACTGTGTCCCAGGTTGGTCGGGATGATTGAACTGATCACTGATTGGTTCTCAACATTGGGAGAGGTTTTCTCTTCCCAAATGTTTATATTTGGGCGAAAGTCCAGGTTTAGTCAATAGGGTGTACTTGTGTTGCTTAATTTTGTGTTAGGGGCAGCAAAATTAGCGATATGGAAGACCCAAAAGAACAGCATTCGGGGACAGGGGTCTGTGGATGTGATGGGAATGCTGGAGGGGATACTGGTAGCGAGACTGAGAGTTGAGGTTGTCTGttacaatctctccctctctctctctctctctctctctccccctcgccctctctctccctctccccctctccccctctctctctctctctcctctctctctctctctctctctgtctctctctctctctctctctctctctctgtctttctctctgtctctctttctgtctctctccgtctctgtctctgtctctctctctctctctctctctctgtctttctctctgtctctctctctgtctctctccgtctctgtctctgtctctctctctctctctctctctgtctctctctctctctctctctctctttctctctctgtctctctctctctctctctctctctttctctctctgtctctctctctctctctgtctctctctctgtctctctcaattcaatttgctttattggcatgacatatCAAtatacatattgccaaagcttactttggagatttacaatattaacataattaatataataataatcaatattgtcAATGGGACAACAGCAATAATAAAGggcaggttggttggtctgtcagacacggtccctcatcttatggcaggcagcctgtagtagtgcgctgccaacccacagctctctgcgtcctcccccaacaggacaggtagactatcctcatcagagaggtctttgaaatcttgaataagggtttcaaatttgggaaaatgacattctctaattgttttatatttttgacattttgtcaggaaatgcagctccgtctcgggttctgctgtggtacagtggttgcacagcctttcctctacagggagccaggttttcatctcaatggcaaggctgtgctcactgagcctgttttatttgtatttcccctttatttaaccaggtcggccagttgagaacaagttctcatttacaactgaaaccaagataaaacaaagcagtgtgacaaaaaacaacaacacagagttacacatggaataaacaaacgtacagtcaataacacaatagaaaatctgtgcaaatgaagtaaggaggtaaggcaataaataggccatagtggtgaagtcATTACAATAAAGCAAACgaacactggagtgacagatgttgttttctgctgtcttcaaccaagatctcagcgatcactgcctcattgcctgcatccgtaatgggtctgcggtcaaacgaccaccctcatcactgtcaaacgctccctgaaacacctcagcgagcaggtctttctaatcgacctggcccgggtatcctggaaggatattgacctcattccgtcagtagtaGAGGATgcttggttattctttaaaagtgctttcctcaccatcttaatatataagcatgccccgttcaaaaaatgtagaactaagaacagatatagcccttggttcactccagacctgtctgtccttgaccagcacaaaaacatcctgtggcgttctgcattagcatcgaacagcccccgtgatatgcaacttttcagggaagttagaaaccaatatacacaggcagttaggaaagctaaggctacgGAAGGAgggttgtatggcgttgaagctcgtctggaggtttgttaacacagtgtccaaagaagggccagaagtatacagaatggtgtcgtctgcgtagaaggtggatcagagaatcaccagcagcaagagcgacatcattgatgtatacagagaaaagagtcggcccgagaactgaaccctgtggcacccccatagagactgccagaggtccggacaacaggccctgcgatttgacacactgaactctatctgaacTCTAACTCTATCTATTTGGCCATGATCAGTAACCAAATAGtttgcatgcattgtttgtagttttcctctggacatgtaggagaatcttacagaactctgcatgcagggtttcaatggggtgtttttgtctcatttgatgaaatcttgttttgcaagtggaccccacacctcgctgccataaagtgcaattggttcaatgacacattcaattagttttagacacattttaataggtatttcaatttgaattagttttttaatggcgtagaatgccctgcgtgctttctctctcagctcattcactgcctcgttaaggtgtccagttgagcttatatttaaacctcagtaattgtagtgtgtgcagtactctatatatttaaacctcagtaattgtagtgtgtacagtactctatatatttaaacctcagtaattgtagtgtgtacagtactctatatatttaaacctcagtaattgtagtgtgtgcagtactctatatatttaaacctcagtaattgtagtgtgtacagtactctatatatttaaacctcagtaattgtagtgtgtacagtactctatatatttaaacctcagtaattgtagtgtgtacagtactctatatatttaaacctcagtaattgtagtgtgtacagtactctatatatttatataaacctcagtaattgtagtgtgtacagtactctatatatttaaacctcagtaattgtagtgtgtacagtactctatatatttaaacctcagtaattgtagtgtgtaagtactctatatatttaaacctcagtaattgtagtgtgttcagtactctatatatttaaacctcagtaattgtagtgtgtaagtactctatatatttaaacctcagtaattgtagtgtgttcagtactctatatatttaaacctcagtaattgtagtgtgtacagtattctatatatttaaacctcagtaattgtagtgtgttcagtactctatatatttaaacctcagtaattgtagtgtgtacagtattctatatatttaaacctcagtaattgtagtgtgttcagtactctatatatttaaacctcagtaattgtagtgtgtacagtactctatatatttaaacctcagtaactgtagtgtgtacagtactctatatatttaaacctcagtaattgtagtgtgtgcagtactctatatatttaaacctcagtaattgtagtgtgtacagtactctatatatttaaacctcagtaattgtagtgtgttcagtactctatatatttaaacctcagtaattgtagtgtgtacagtactctatatatttaaacctcagtaattgtagtgtgtacagtactctatatatttaaactcagtaattgtagtgtgtacagtactctagatatttaaacctcagtaattgtagtagtgtacagtactctatatatttatataaacctcagtaattgtagtggtgtacagtactctatatatttaaacctcagtaattgtagtgtgtacagtactctatatatttaaacctcagtaattgtagtgtgtaagtactctatatatttaaacctcagtaattgtagtgtgttcagtactctatatatttaaacctcagtaattgtagtgtgtaagtactctatatatttaaacctcagtaattgtagtgtgttcagtactctatatatttaaacctcagtaattgtagtgtgtacagtattctatatatttaaacctcagtaattgtagtgtgttcagtactctatatatttaaacctcagtaattgtagtgtgtacagtattctatatatttaaacctcagtaattgtagtgtgttcagtactctatatatttaaacctcagtaattgtagtgtgtacagtactctatatatttaaacctcagtaattgtagtgtgtacagtactctatatatttaaacctcagtaattgtagtgtgtacagtactctatatatttaaacctcagtaattgtagtgtgtacagtactctatatatttatataaacctcagtaattgtagtgtgtacagtactctatatatttaaacctcagtaattgtagtgtgtacagtactctatatatttaaacctcagtaattgtagtgtgtaagtactctatatatttaaacctcagtaattgtagtgtgttcagtactctatatatttaaaacctcagtaattgtagtgtgtaagtactctatatatttaaacctcagtaattgtagtgtgttcagtactctatatatttaaacctcagtaattgtagtgtgtacagtactctatatatttaaacctcagtaattgtagtgtgtacagtactctatatatttaaacctcagtaattgtagtgtgtacagtactctatatatttaaacctcagtaattgagtgtgtacagtactctatatatttatataaacctcagtaattgtagtgtgtacagtactctatatatttaaacctcagtaattgtagtgtgtacagtactctatatatttaaacctcagtaattgtagtgtgtaagtactctatatatttaaacctcagtaattgtagtgtgttcagtactctatatatttaaacctcagtaattgtagtgtgtaagtactctatatatttaaacctcagtaattgtagtgtgttcagtactctatatatttaaacctcagtaattgtagtgtgtacagtattctatatatttaaacctcagtaattgtagtgtgttcagtactctatatatttaaacctcagtaattgtagtgtgtacagtattctatatatttaaacctcagtaattgtagtgtgttcagtactctatatatttaaacctcagtaattgtagtgtgtacagtactctatatatttaaacctcagtaactgtatagtgtgtacagtactctatatatttaaacctcagtaattgtagtgtgttcagtactctatatatttaaacctcagtaattgtagtgtgtacagtattctatatatttaaacctcagtaattgtagtgtgtacagtactctatatatttaaacctcagtaattgtagtgtgtacagtactctatatatttaaacctcagtaattgtagtgtgtacagtactctatatattttaaaccctcagtaattgtagtgtgtacagtactctatatatttaaacctcagtaattgtagtgtgtacagtactctatatattttgtaccaattgagaactttggtctaattccctgagatctggatcttctctggaaaatcattattttagtatttttggggtttactgccagggcccaggtctggcagtactgctctaccaggtccaggctctgctgtaggccaggtgctgctgtaggccaggtgctgctgtaggccaggtgctgctgtaggccaggtgctgctgtagaccaggctctgctgtagaccaggctctgctgtagtgccaggtgctgctgtaggccaggtgctgctgtagaccaggtgctgctgtaggccaggtgctgctgtaggccaggtgctgctgtagaccaggtgctgctgtagaccaggctctgctgtaggccaggtgctgctgtagaccaggctctgttgtaggccaggtgctgctgtaggccaggtgctgctgtagaccaggctctgctgtagaccaggctctgctgtaggccaggtgctgctgtaggccaggtgctgctgtaggccaggtgctgctgtaggccaggtgctgctgtaggccaggtgctgctgtaggccaggtgctgctgtagaccagGTGCGAAGAGCAGACATTTAGCCTGTGAATTGTGGAGACCAGGGGCTAAGGATTGTTCTAGatagtggccaattcgttgatgtaaatattgaagggtgcagggctcagattgtaaccctggcgaaggcccccgcccctctctccctctctctctctctctctctctttctctctctctctctcaattctctctctttctctctctctctctcaattccctctctttctctctctctctctctctctctctctctcaattccctctctttctctgtctctctctcaggaaggagggagagaacaaACTCTGAGTCTGCGTTAGAGGAGGAGCCTCGCATGGACGTGTCTCGCCTCGACCTGCGGATTGGTCGGATCGTTGGCGTCCGCTACCACCCATTGGCCGGGGCTCTGTATGTCCAGGAAGTGGATCTGGGAGAGCCCGCCCCCCGCACGGTGGTCAGCGCGCTACGACACATACCTAAGGAACAggtaggtcaaaggtcagacacACAGGTTAAACACACAGGTTAAacacacaggtcacacacacaggtcacgCACACAGGTCACGCACACAGGTTAAACACACAGGTTAAacacacaggtcacacacacaggttacacacacaggtcacacacacaggtcacgcacacaggtcacacacacaggtcacacacacaggttaaaCACACAGGTTAAacacacaggtcacacacacaggttacacacacaggTCACGCACACAGGTCACGcacacaggtcacacacacaggtcacgcacacaggtcacacacacaggtcacacacacaggtcacacacacaggtcacacacacaggtcacacacacaggtcacgcacacaggtcacacacacaggtcacacaCTTCTCTGTGAGTCTCCTTCTGCCTCCTTtagacagtgtgttgtcatgtAGTTTAAAGTGGGACTCTGACCAGTATCTCTATGTGTTGTCAAACAGCTGACCACTGTGCAGAAAATAATTCCTGTCTCAGACAccccatactgtacacacacacacacacacacacacacacacacacacacacacacacacacctgtttgatGTGTCAGAGACACCAGTCTGTAGTGACAGACTTTTAACAATGCTTCTGGGTGGCCAGagatacacaacacacaccaccatGCTGAACAGGACCTGAaacgctgtcacacacacacacacacacacacaccgccatcTCTCATATCACTCACTGGCTGTCAGTGTCTGGCAAAAATAAAGTGAAATCAGTGCTAGGTTATTATTTAGAGAGTGTATCTTTCTCTAGAAGTGTTGTTATTTAGAGTGTATCTTTCTCTAGAAGTGAAGTGTTGTTATTTAGAGTGTGGTTCTTTCTCTAGAAGTGTCATTATTCAGAGAGTGTGTAAATTGTTATTATTCAGAGAGTGTGTATCTTTCTCTCtgatgtgtgtgcctgtgtgtgtagctTCAGGGTCGTCTGGCGGTGTTGCTGTGCAATGTGCGTCCCTGTCGGGTGAAAGGCGTGGTCTCCACGGCGATGGTTCTCTGTGGCTCCGCCCCTAATGCCCATGATAACGATAACGATGATGACGCCCAGGTGGAGTTTCTGGAGCCGCCCACTAACGCTGTACCTGGGGACAGGGTCACTTTCTACGATTATCCTGGtaactacccacacacacacacacacacacacacacacgcgcgcacacacacacgcacatacacacgcacacacacacacacacacggacacacacacacatacacacattcctACTACATTCCTCTTTCTATATCACCCTGGTAACTACAGTCCTCTTTCTATCACCCTGGTAACTACATTCCTGTTTCTATCACCCTGGTAACTACATTCTTCTTTATATCACCCTGGTAACTACATTCATCTTTCTATATCACTCTGGTAACTACAATCATCTTTCTATCACCCTGGTAACTACAGTCTTCTTTCTATCAATCACCCTGGTAACTATATTCCTTTTTCTATATCACCCTGGTAACTACATTCATCTTTCTATATCACCCCGGCAACTACATTCTTCTTTATATCACCCTGGTAACTACATTCATCTTTCTATATCACTCTGGTAACTACAATCATCTTTCTATCACCCTGGTAACTACAGTCTTCTTTCTATCACCCTGGTAACTACATTCCTCTTTCTATCACCCTGGTAACTACATTCATCTTTCTATCACCCTGGTAACTACATTCATACTATGTAATGTATCCTCCTGTCCACTAGGGGAGCCAGACCGGGAGCTGAGCCCCAGAGAGAAGGTGTgtcagggttagagttaataGTATGTAATGTATCCTCCTGTCCCCTAGGGGAGCCAGACCGGGAGCTGAGCCCCAGAGAGAAGGTGTGGGAGCAGATCCTTCCTGATCTGCAGACGGACTCCAGGGGCGTGGCCACCTACAGGGGGGTGGGGTTTGAGGTGAGGGGGAAAGGCCTCTGTAGAGCCCCAACCCTCACCAACAGCAGtatcaaataaacacacacacacacacacacacacacagacacacacacacacacacacacacacacacacacacacacacacacacacacacacacacacacacacacacagacacacacacacacacacacacacctacacacacacacctacacacacacacacacacacacacacacacacacacacacacacacacacacacacacacacacacacacacacacacacacacacacagacagatacacacacacacacacacctacacacacacacctacacacacacacacacacacacacacacacacacacacacacacacacagacagatacacacacttcTGGGTAAGCTTTAAGCTGATTGCTGTTGTCAGAATGTGAGGAACTTTCAATAAAGTTTTTAACAAATGTTGAAACATGGTGGATTTCTATATTTTTCCTGATGTAGATTATAAAACAAAGAACCTCACTACGACCCAAcactatggagggagggagagagaacctcaCTATGACCCAAcactatagagggagggagagagaacctcaCTACGACCCAAcactatagagggagggagagagaacctcaCTACGACCCAAcactatagagggagggagagagaacctcaCTACGACCCAAcactatagagggagggagagagaacctcaCTACGACCCAAcactatggagggagggagagagaacctcaCTACGACCCAAcactatggagggagggagagagaacctcaCTACGACCCAAcactatagagggagggagagagaacctcaCTACGACCCAAcactatagagggagggagagagaacctcaCTACGACCCAAcactatagagggagggagagagaacctcaCTACGACCCAAcactatagagggagggagagagaacctcaCTACGACCCAACACtatagagggaggcagagagaaccTCACTACGACCCAAcactatagagggagggagagagaacctcaCTACGACCCAAcactatagagggagggagagagaacctcaCTACGACCCAAcactatagagggagggagagagaacctcaCTACGACCCAAcaatatagagggagggagagagaacctcaCTACGACCTAACactatagagggagagagagagaacctcacTACGACCCAAcactatagagggagggagaaagacggACAGAGAAGGTCTCCCTCTTCCTGTTTACCtcaaacacactgaaacagcAGGGATTTAAAAGCTGTGCGgaaccacaggagagagagaacagaaagttCCATCCTGACAGTTCCAACCTGACAGCTCCATCCTGACAGTTCCATCCTGACAGTTCCAACCTGACAGCTCCATCCTGACAGTTCCATCCTGACAGTTCCATCCTAACAGTTCCATCCTGACAGCTCCATCCTGACAGCTCCAACCTGACAGTTCCATCCTGACAGCTCCATCCCGACAGTTCCATCCTGACAGCTCCATCCCGACAGTTCCATCCTGACAGCTCCAACCTGACAGTTCCATCCTGACAGCTCCATCCTGACAGTTCCATCCTGACAGCTCCATCCCGACAGTTCCATCCTGACAGCTCCAACCTGACAGTTCCATCCTGACAGCTCCATCCTGACAGTTCCATCCTGACAGCTCCATCCCGACAGTTCCATCCTGACAGCTCCATCCTGACAGTTCCATCCTGACAGTTCCATCCTGACAGTTCCATCCTGACAGCTCCATCCTGACAGCTCCATCGTGACAGTTCCATCCTGACAGTTCCATCCTGACAGCTCCATCCCGACAGCTCCATCCTGACAGCTCCATCCTGACAGTTCCATCCTGACAGTTCCATCCTGACAGTTCCATCCTGACAGCTCCATCCTGACAGCTCCATCGTGACAGTTCCATCCTGACAGTTCCATCCTGACAGTTCCATCCTGACAGTTCCATCCTGACAGTTCCATCCTGATTGTTCCATCCTGACAGCTCCATCCTGACAGCTCCATCCTGACAGCTCCACTGGGCGTAAACTCGTCTAAACCTCTAGTTTCAGTAGATTTGAGTACACTAAAATCTACCTGTCTGTATTTTCAGACCGATCGAGGTGGTTTTGCAAACTGAATAGTCCATATTCACAATATTGGCACAATTGATCATCCAACCCAGGAACTAATCAGCTGTATCTTGTATCATTACATCTGTCCATATCATTACCAGACTGCTGGGTGGCCAGATGTTCAGATGATCAATTCCTCTTTATCTGGCCAGAAACTGCTTGTTGCTGGTATTGCAGGTATATATTGAACAGTCAAACAGAGGGAACGGATTGGTCCACAGAGGGAACTGATCAGGCAGCTaggggaacggatcggtcagcagagggaacggatcggtcagcagagggaacggatcggtcagcagggggaacggatcggtcagcagagggaacggatcggtcagcagagggaacggatcggtcagcagagggaacggatcggtagcagagggaacggatcggtagcagagggaacggatcggtagcagagggaacggatcggtagcagaggaaaaggatcggtagcagagggaacggatcgtcgcatagggaacggattggtcgcagagggaacggatcggtagcagagggaacggatcggtagcagagggaacggatcggtagcagagggaacggatcggtagcagagggaacggatcggtagcagagggaacggatcggtcagcagagggaacggaccggtagcagagagaaatgaacggtagcatagggaacggatcggtcgcagagggaaaggatcggtccacagagggaacggatcggtagcagagagaaattatcggtagcagaggg
The Oncorhynchus mykiss isolate Arlee unplaced genomic scaffold, USDA_OmykA_1.1 un_scaffold_248, whole genome shotgun sequence DNA segment above includes these coding regions:
- the LOC118948714 gene encoding aminoacyl tRNA synthase complex-interacting multifunctional protein 1-like encodes the protein GPVRERDGRRRRGERKGRRERTNSESALEEEPRMDVSRLDLRIGRIVGVRYHPLAGALYVQEVDLGEPAPRTVVSALRHIPKEQLQGRLAVLLCNVRPCRVKGVVSTAMVLCGSAPNAHDNDNDDDAQVEFLEPPTNAVPGDRVTFYDYPGEPDRELSPREKVWEQILPDLQTDSRGVATYRGVGFEVRGKGLCRAPTLTNSSIK